TAGCCGCCAATGAGAAGACCACAGAAGAGCTGCCCGTTCTGCGAGGGGCGTGTCCGCTGGATCGATTACAAGGATGACCGCACGCTCGGCCGCTTCATCACGGATCAGGGAAAGATTCTGCCCAGCCGTCTGAGCGGAACCTGCGCCCGTCACCAGC
Above is a genomic segment from Gemmatimonadaceae bacterium containing:
- the rpsR gene encoding 30S ribosomal protein S18; amino-acid sequence: MRRPQKSCPFCEGRVRWIDYKDDRTLGRFITDQGKILPSRLSGTCARHQRQLSTAIKRARYLAIIPYLKGHTA